A portion of the Carya illinoinensis cultivar Pawnee chromosome 11, C.illinoinensisPawnee_v1, whole genome shotgun sequence genome contains these proteins:
- the LOC122280879 gene encoding uncharacterized protein LOC122280879 isoform X3, giving the protein MESKFVFFVAFFGILPVIDCSRAYLKVNTGLDPKIGPTQNETDGSNKKTGGSSLALNSTKVDKVYTRGDQVDGSKEGPLVENGIDRNNSSKHLASREAEDVQKGEGGASEESKGNRGGEEKEKLRNGVESKNVGKVVSSEGVVISSTSVWNKGSRGEECDSSNMCTDGEKKLVACLRVPGDDSPDLLLLIQNKGKGLLDVTISAPDFVLLAERKVQVQEREYEKVKLSVIDGGTDSLIILTAGSGNCIIDVRNLIAHSSQKAFDASGGGICQAKALSIKSLTWNFQSPVGENQSWTQKMDGKTVGMTLGTMRKHQRHRQCPLLQASQQKAWLHVG; this is encoded by the exons ATGGAGTCAAAGTTTGTTTTTTTCGTGGCGTTCTTTGGGATACTACCTGTCATTGATTGCTCTCGGGCTTATTTGAAG GTAAACACTGGTTTGGATCCCAAAATTGGTCCCACTCAGAACGAAACGGATGGTTCAAATAAGAAAACAGGTGGGTCGAGCTTGGCTTTGAATTCTACTAAAGTTGACAAGGTATATACTAGGGGAGACCAAGTGGACGGATCAAAGGAGGGTCCTCTTGTTGAGAATGGCATAGATAGGAACAATTCCAGTAAGCATTTGGCATCGAGGGAAGCTGAAGATGTGCAAAAGGGTGAGGGCGGTGCAAGTGAAGAATCAAAAGGTAATAGGGGTGGTGAAGAAAAGGAGAAGTTGAGAAATGGTGTGGAATCCAAGAATGTGGGTAAGGTGGTGAGCAGTGAAGGGGTTGTTATCTCTTCTACATCAGTGTGGAATAAGGGTTCTCGGGGTGAAGAATGTGATTCATCTAATATGTGCACGGATGGGGAGAAAAAGTTGGTTGCATGTTTGAGAGTTCCGGGGGATG ACTCTCCAGATCTGTTACTTTTAATTCAGAACAAGGGAAAAGGCCTTCTTGATGTTACCATCTCTGCTCCTGATTTTGTCCTGCTAGCGGAAAGAAAAGTTCAAGTTCAAGAGAGGGAATACGAAAAG GTGAAGCTTTCCGTCATAGATGGAGGAACTGACAGTTTGATCATCTTAACAGCAGGAAGTGGCAATTGCATCATTGACGTGAGGAATCTGATTGCACACAGTTCCCAGAAGGCATTCGATG CTTCAGGCGGAGGCATTTGTCAGGCAAAGGCTCTAAGTATCAAAAGCTTGACATGGAACTTCCAGTCTCCAGTGGGGGAAAATCAGAGTTGGACACAAAAGATGGATGGGAAAACAGTTGGGATGACACTTGGGACGATGAGGAAGCACCAAAGACACCGTCAATGCCCGTTACTTCAGGCCTCTCAGCAAAAGGCCTGGCTTCACGTAGGATGA
- the LOC122280879 gene encoding uncharacterized protein LOC122280879 isoform X2: MESKFVFFVAFFGILPVIDCSRAYLKVNTGLDPKIGPTQNETDGSNKKTGGSSLALNSTKVDKVYTRGDQVDGSKEGPLVENGIDRNNSSKHLASREAEDVQKGEGGASEESKGNRGGEEKEKLRNGVESKNVGKVVSSEGVVISSTSVWNKGSRGEECDSSNMCTDGEKKLVACLRVPGDDSPDLLLLIQNKGKGLLDVTISAPDFVLLAERKVQVQEREYEKVKLSVIDGGTDSLIILTAGSGNCIIDVRNLIAHSSQKAFDAWMCISFRRRHLSGKGSKYQKLDMELPVSSGGKSELDTKDGWENSWDDTWDDEEAPKTPSMPVTSGLSAKGLASRRMNKGTMERLVA, from the exons ATGGAGTCAAAGTTTGTTTTTTTCGTGGCGTTCTTTGGGATACTACCTGTCATTGATTGCTCTCGGGCTTATTTGAAG GTAAACACTGGTTTGGATCCCAAAATTGGTCCCACTCAGAACGAAACGGATGGTTCAAATAAGAAAACAGGTGGGTCGAGCTTGGCTTTGAATTCTACTAAAGTTGACAAGGTATATACTAGGGGAGACCAAGTGGACGGATCAAAGGAGGGTCCTCTTGTTGAGAATGGCATAGATAGGAACAATTCCAGTAAGCATTTGGCATCGAGGGAAGCTGAAGATGTGCAAAAGGGTGAGGGCGGTGCAAGTGAAGAATCAAAAGGTAATAGGGGTGGTGAAGAAAAGGAGAAGTTGAGAAATGGTGTGGAATCCAAGAATGTGGGTAAGGTGGTGAGCAGTGAAGGGGTTGTTATCTCTTCTACATCAGTGTGGAATAAGGGTTCTCGGGGTGAAGAATGTGATTCATCTAATATGTGCACGGATGGGGAGAAAAAGTTGGTTGCATGTTTGAGAGTTCCGGGGGATG ACTCTCCAGATCTGTTACTTTTAATTCAGAACAAGGGAAAAGGCCTTCTTGATGTTACCATCTCTGCTCCTGATTTTGTCCTGCTAGCGGAAAGAAAAGTTCAAGTTCAAGAGAGGGAATACGAAAAG GTGAAGCTTTCCGTCATAGATGGAGGAACTGACAGTTTGATCATCTTAACAGCAGGAAGTGGCAATTGCATCATTGACGTGAGGAATCTGATTGCACACAGTTCCCAGAAGGCATTCGATG CTTGGATGTGCATCAGCTTCAGGCGGAGGCATTTGTCAGGCAAAGGCTCTAAGTATCAAAAGCTTGACATGGAACTTCCAGTCTCCAGTGGGGGAAAATCAGAGTTGGACACAAAAGATGGATGGGAAAACAGTTGGGATGACACTTGGGACGATGAGGAAGCACCAAAGACACCGTCAATGCCCGTTACTTCAGGCCTCTCAGCAAAAGGCCTGGCTTCACGTAGGATGAACAAAGGAACTATGGAAAGATTAGTTGCATAA
- the LOC122280879 gene encoding uncharacterized protein LOC122280879 isoform X1, with translation MESKFVFFVAFFGILPVIDCSRAYLKVNTGLDPKIGPTQNETDGSNKKTGGSSLALNSTKVDKVYTRGDQVDGSKEGPLVENGIDRNNSSKHLASREAEDVQKGEGGASEESKGNRGGEEKEKLRNGVESKNVGKVVSSEGVVISSTSVWNKGSRGEECDSSNMCTDGEKKLVACLRVPGDDSPDLLLLIQNKGKGLLDVTISAPDFVLLAERKVQVQEREYEKVKLSVIDGGTDSLIILTAGSGNCIIDVRNLIAHSSQKAFDGTSNPSFISFLTRSPATALVFFGTILILVSAWMCISFRRRHLSGKGSKYQKLDMELPVSSGGKSELDTKDGWENSWDDTWDDEEAPKTPSMPVTSGLSAKGLASRRMNKGTMERLVA, from the exons ATGGAGTCAAAGTTTGTTTTTTTCGTGGCGTTCTTTGGGATACTACCTGTCATTGATTGCTCTCGGGCTTATTTGAAG GTAAACACTGGTTTGGATCCCAAAATTGGTCCCACTCAGAACGAAACGGATGGTTCAAATAAGAAAACAGGTGGGTCGAGCTTGGCTTTGAATTCTACTAAAGTTGACAAGGTATATACTAGGGGAGACCAAGTGGACGGATCAAAGGAGGGTCCTCTTGTTGAGAATGGCATAGATAGGAACAATTCCAGTAAGCATTTGGCATCGAGGGAAGCTGAAGATGTGCAAAAGGGTGAGGGCGGTGCAAGTGAAGAATCAAAAGGTAATAGGGGTGGTGAAGAAAAGGAGAAGTTGAGAAATGGTGTGGAATCCAAGAATGTGGGTAAGGTGGTGAGCAGTGAAGGGGTTGTTATCTCTTCTACATCAGTGTGGAATAAGGGTTCTCGGGGTGAAGAATGTGATTCATCTAATATGTGCACGGATGGGGAGAAAAAGTTGGTTGCATGTTTGAGAGTTCCGGGGGATG ACTCTCCAGATCTGTTACTTTTAATTCAGAACAAGGGAAAAGGCCTTCTTGATGTTACCATCTCTGCTCCTGATTTTGTCCTGCTAGCGGAAAGAAAAGTTCAAGTTCAAGAGAGGGAATACGAAAAG GTGAAGCTTTCCGTCATAGATGGAGGAACTGACAGTTTGATCATCTTAACAGCAGGAAGTGGCAATTGCATCATTGACGTGAGGAATCTGATTGCACACAGTTCCCAGAAGGCATTCGATGGTACCTCTAACCCCTCGTTCATAAGCTTTCTGACAAGAAGCCCTGCTACTGCACTTGTCTTCTTTGGAACAATTCTGATACTGGTATCAGCTTGGATGTGCATCAGCTTCAGGCGGAGGCATTTGTCAGGCAAAGGCTCTAAGTATCAAAAGCTTGACATGGAACTTCCAGTCTCCAGTGGGGGAAAATCAGAGTTGGACACAAAAGATGGATGGGAAAACAGTTGGGATGACACTTGGGACGATGAGGAAGCACCAAAGACACCGTCAATGCCCGTTACTTCAGGCCTCTCAGCAAAAGGCCTGGCTTCACGTAGGATGAACAAAGGAACTATGGAAAGATTAGTTGCATAA